The sequence below is a genomic window from Aspergillus nidulans FGSC A4 chromosome V.
GAGTTCCGAGTCAAAGGTCAGGTCTATGTAAGTGATGCCCTCGGCCATCATGCCGGgattttcctcttctcaaaTCAATAGAAGATTGCCAGTGAAGATGCAGCTCTGGAGCATGGGAGCTCAGATGCGGGATgacaaggcaaagacaaGCTTTGTAGTTCCATGGACGCTGGGGTGCCGCCACCATTTGACCCTAATAAAGCATCGCGTGAAAATTTTGTCCAGAGAGTGCGCCGGCTGCAAGAAAGTAATCCCAGCCTGAGAGAGAGCAGCGAGAACCTAGCATATCTGGAACCACCTTGACGCAAAGTCGCTGGCACGAATTGTTCAAGCGTTCGTTCTGTACGCGTTGAAAAGTCTGTAGTAGGCCTGATATTCTGAGGTAGGAGGAATAGACTTACCATTATCCAGCACGTGAATACGCCTGCATTGTCGGGGTGCCCTTTCTATCCCTCTACTGGAAAGGATACTTAGTTAGTGGCGGCGCTTCAAGGTTATGAATCGCGGATTCTTGTCTATTGGCCGTGGACCATGAGTTGTATCTAAGTAATGAATAGTCTGGTTTACGCTCTGTGTAGATATGTGcatcaagcctccatggACCGAGTCATCCTCAAATGTCGCGATTGTGATCAATATCTCCCTAAGCAGGAATCTTCAGTCCggtcttctcctccaacagCTTCACAGCCGTCTCCTGCAGTCCTTCAtccactgcagcagcaatctGCTCGCCCAGCTTCCCCTTTGGATCAAAATACGGCCCAATCAGGCTCTGATCATAGTCCCCCTCCGCCAACTTCACATATGTCTCGACTCCATCCTCCAGACTATCGGGAGCCTGCCCACCTCCAAGCTTGGTGGCCACCCAGCCTGGATGAATGGTAGCAACAGAGGTGACACCTTTCCATTTCTTCGCCACAACGTTCGCGACAAGATTCACCTGCAATTTTGTGTCGCAGTACGCCTTGAACGCATCCCACTGCGCCTCCCCCCGCTGGGTCCAGAACATATCGTTGAGGTTGTTGGGGTCGGCAATCTTATGCAGCGTGGAGGAGATGTAGATCAGCCGTTTTGGCTTGTTCATCAGGCATGTGAGGATGTAAGGCGCAAGGACGTTCACAAACACCTGCACCGGCACCTGCGTGTCTTCTGTCCTGCGGATCGGGCCGAGATAGAGGCCAGCATTGTGGATGACAACGTCAAAGATGCCGAGCGCGTTAGCTTCTTCCGCGAACCTTTTCGTTTCAGACAGGCTTGAGAAGTCCGCGATCAGGGTCCCGGCCGCGCCGGGGCAGGCCTTTTcggcctcggcggcgcgcGAGGCGCTCCGGGCGTGCAGGTACACGGTGTGGCCCTTTTGGACGAGTTGGCGGGCTGCGGCGAGGCCAAAGCCGTCAGTGGAGCcggtgatgaggatgcgggACATGCTGGTTGGCAGCTCTCAAAAGGTCTAAGGTTGGGcctgatggtgttgaaggggaagggcACTCTGATCACTGTCTTATATCTTTGAGGGGTGATGAAGGTCCCTGTGGGATATTACGCAGGGCCTTTTTATAAACACTTCTTCCTCCACTTGGCCTTGGTCGTATGCTCTTCGGTCCACTTTTATTCGGCAAGACTTGCTCCGCAGGCTCCAAATATTTGTCAGCCATGAATGTCCATGAATGTGTATCCAGACTTACTGAGCCATGCTTTCAGCAGTTTCAGTCAAGTAAGTTCAGTCATGGTAGAGATACCGTTAGGTCTCTTGCCCACAGAATCAAATGTAAGCCACCGAGACGCAGGTCTGCATCTACACGATGCAGCGGCGCTTTGGGCAGCTGCCAGCCGTTTCCTAGCCGCAGACTTGCAGACGGCACCGCGGCAGGGCTCTGATTGCCTATTTGTTGGATTAATAATATAAAATGGCAATCGGCCTGGCCCGCGGGTCCATTAGAGTCCACTATGCCAGTGGCTTCGGCTTTGGAAGCGGCTGCCACTGTgcgctctcttcttttcgtcTTTCCTTTCAGGTTTTTTTTATTATCATTACTCTCCTAATTTTTTATTAAAAATTTTATTCTATttgattttttttgttttcgtATTGAAAACTCCCATTTTGTGTAGGGCTCTCTGGGTGTATGAACTGCTAGGTTAAAGGGGAGGGCTTGGCTCATGCTGGGCTGGTTGACCATTGGCCCTGATAGGGAGAAGGGTTTATGCATACAATAGTACTAGCCCTCCAGGTAGTCATCGGATATCGGATAGTCCCACAAGTCGAGCTCCCTAAGTAATGGATGGGCATGTCAAGCATCGGCCCTCGGCGCCATCGCTGGCGTTGTAGCCCTCGGCCTGATCACCTCAAAACCCCTCTCCTTAGGCATCTGCCGCTTCCATCTCAACAGTTTAGAAGGCCCCAAGCCCCAGCCCGCACTTGGAATCTCGGGTTCCGAGCACGGCTCTTTTCTGGGCCGAGTGATATCTCGCTCGCGCGGGCGGTAGAACTGATCGGATTCGCGCTGAGAATAGTACTCGGTGCTGTTGATCACCTCATAAATATTGTCTAGAGGCGCTAACTCGATTGACTCGATGGTCGATTCGCTGGACCTGTCGCTTCCTTCCGGTGAACGGGTAGGCCCGACAGCCCCGTTATGGGAAGATAGAGGTGCATTACACCGAGGTGGCCGGAAGAAGGACTTGCTCTCATAT
It includes:
- a CDS encoding uncharacterized protein (transcript_id=CADANIAT00003725) encodes the protein MSRILITGSTDGFGLAAARQLVQKGHTVYLHARSASRAAEAEKACPGAAGTLIADFSSLSETKRFAEEANALGIFDVVIHNAGLYLGPIRRTEDTQVPVQVFVNVLAPYILTCLMNKPKRLIYISSTLHKIADPNNLNDMFWTQRGEAQWDAFKAYCDTKLQVNLVANVVAKKWKGVTSVATIHPGWVATKLGGGQAPDSLEDGVETYVKLAEGDYDQSLIGPYFDPKGKLGEQIAAAVDEGLQETAVKLLEEKTGLKIPA